A genomic segment from Aspergillus chevalieri M1 DNA, chromosome 7, nearly complete sequence encodes:
- a CDS encoding transcription factor domain-containing protein (COG:K;~EggNog:ENOG410Q2P8;~InterPro:IPR036864,IPR007219,IPR001138;~PFAM:PF00172;~TransMembrane:1 (o528-544i);~go_function: GO:0000981 - DNA-binding transcription factor activity, RNA polymerase II-specific [Evidence IEA];~go_function: GO:0003677 - DNA binding [Evidence IEA];~go_function: GO:0008270 - zinc ion binding [Evidence IEA];~go_process: GO:0006351 - transcription, DNA-templated [Evidence IEA];~go_process: GO:0006355 - regulation of transcription, DNA-templated [Evidence IEA]), with the protein MELQFRGILPPNGFAAAAQGQANGHLISPQGPGSSDIRNNAGFPRPVTGYDFSSRNSEPCDMEKIPPMTGGSTGATTGKRRGGSRKACNECKQQKLRCDIVQTPAAACSRCRRLQIECKVEPTFKRISKRRRNAEMEREIADLRRRLATNSDHPQTVEANASDDMSQCSEDVFCGPDSAVSNRTRPLSAPLEPQPLATPLTMRRDESIISQEDSLWRLEDVSLSRSRVARLFEQFFKYYHPFLPLLDPQKGPDEHLHRSSLLAWTIICVASRRAPSEPGLLSSLSGPFSRLLWSTITGVPQDYHVVKALCILCTWPLPTTSQRTDATFMLSGLMMQIAMQLGLHRPVQAEEFTTFRMEVQGEAMKDRLQTWVICNIVAQNVATGYGQPPGTIYDWALEPTSLKDADYHPPVDLRTRLRIEKFCDRVTKALYSSKPEPAEFISSEKLLIVQLLESELKDMEVDFGRNVSHINMIHLRAAELHLRYFVFLGSNARSDDLTKLFIATTSFLGRVLDLETSPGELIGHATNYILQMIVSAAFALMKLLKSDFSRHIDFNHGKLLFNGAISAIRRISVMEHDRPVRLADILAQMWNAGSSETEADEDGLQLKVRCRMSMSHVYDTVWRWRQRFRPMRSIEDQAMANPNMSTAAGPLSRQQDNSLDDPSLIYQANFDGGFISEAGFSEVFDSLNWVFDGIPDSLVAPPVM; encoded by the exons ATGGAGCTGCAGTTCCGGGGTATTTTGCCACCGAATGGgttcgctgctgctgctcaggGCCAAGCGAACGGCCATCTGATAAGCCCCCAGGGCCCCGGCAGTAGCGACATTCGGAACAACGCAGGTTTTCCCCGGCCGGTGACGGGTTACGATTTCTCAAGCAGGAATTCGGAGCCTTGCGATATGGAGAAGATTCCGCCAATGACTGGTGGTAGTACTGGTGCTACTACGGGGAAGCGCCGGGGTGGTAGTCGGAAGGCCTGTAATGAGTGTAAACAGCAGAAG CTACGATGTGACATTGTTCAGACACCGGCCGCAGCGTGCTCGCGCTGCCGCCGACTACAGATCGAATGCAAAGTCGAGCCTACTTTCAAGCGCATCTCAAAGCGCAG GCGAAATGCTGAGATGGAGAGGGAGATCGCCGATCTCCGTCGACGACTAGCTACCAACAGTGACCATCCTCAGACTGTGGAAGCGAATGCAAGCGATGACATGTCCCAATGCTCTGAGGATGTGTTCTGTGGTCCTGACTCGGCGGTTTCTAACCGAACACGACCTCTATCTGCGCCTTTGGAACCTCAACCTCTGGCGACTCCGCTAACTATGCGCCGAGATGAATCCATCATCTCACAGGAAGATAGTCTCTGGAGACTGGAAGATGTCTCATTATCAAGATCGAGAGTTGCTCGGTTATTTGAACA GTTCTTTAAATATTATCATCCGTTCCTTCCTCTATTGGATCCTCAAAAAGGGCCAGATGAGCATCTCCATCGCTCGTCATTGCTGGCATGGACCATTATCTGCGTGGCGAGCCGACGCGCTCCATCTGAGCCAGGCCTTTTGAGTTCACTCTCTGGGCCCTTCAGTCGGCTCCTCTGGTCGACTATCACGGGTGTGCCTCAGGATTACCATGTGGTCAAGGCCTTGTGTATTCTTTGCACTTGGCCCCTTCCTACGACGAGCCAGAGGACCGACGCTACCTTCATGCTTAGTGGACTGATGATGCAGATCGCCATGCAACTGGGATTGCATCGACCTGTTCAAGCGGAAGAATTCACTACCTTCCGCATGGAAGTTCAGGGCGAAGCGATGAAGGATCGATTGCAGACTTGGGTTATTTGCAACATTGTGGCTCAGAA CGTTGCCACCGGCTATGGACAACCACCTGGCACTATCTACGATTGGGCGTTGGAGCCAACATCGCTTAAAGATGCGGACTACCACCCTCCAGTAGACCTTCGGACTCGATTACGGATTGAAAAGTTCTGTGACCGGGTGACCAAGGCTCTTTATAGCAGCAAGCCCGAACCTGCAGAGTTTATCAGCTCCGAGAAGTTGTTGATTGTCCAGCTTCTGGAAAGTGAGCTCAAGGACATGGAAGTGGACTTTGGACGAAACGTTTCAC ATATCAACATGATTCATTTACGAGCTGCAGAACTTCATTTGAGGTATTTTGTATTCCTGGGATCCAATGCACGAAGCGATGATTTGACGAAACTTTTCATTGCCACGACATCTTTCCTGGGACGAGTCCTCGACCTCGAGACATCACCTGGGGAGCTTATCGGCCATGCCACGAACTATATCCTTCAGATGATTGTCTCTGCCGCCTTCGCGCTCATGAAACTACTGAAGAGCGACTTCAGTCGACACATCGATTTCAACCATGGGAAGCTACTGTTTAACGGAGCGATATCGGCTATTCGCCGGATCAGTGTGATGGAGCACGATCGGCCCGTGCGGCTGGCAGACATATTGGCTCAGATGTGGAATGCGGGTAGTTCCGAGACAGAAGCGGATGAGGATGGTCTGCAGCTTAAGGTTCGGTGCCGGATGAGCATGAGCCATGTTTATGATACGGTCTGGCGCTGGCGACAGCGGTTCCGGCCTATGAGGAGCATTGAGGATCAAG CGATGGCCAACCCTAACATGTCGACGGCGGCAGGTCCCCTTTCTCGACAGCAGGATAATTCGCTCGATGATCCGAGCTTGATATACCAAGCCAATTTCGATGGGGGTTTCATCAGTGAAGCGGGCTTCTCAGAAGTTTTTGATTCTCTCAACTGGGTCTTTGATGGGATCCCTGATTCTCTTGTTGCTCCTCCGGTTATGTAG
- a CDS encoding putative secretory lipase (COG:O;~EggNog:ENOG410Q19B;~InterPro:IPR000073,IPR029058,IPR005152;~PFAM:PF12697;~SECRETED:SignalP(1-26);~go_function: GO:0004806 - triglyceride lipase activity [Evidence IEA];~go_process: GO:0016042 - lipid catabolic process [Evidence IEA]): protein MSFKMLSIGLSLLGLMTGSLTVASKAANFDLPSATFRQYGCDEQCEQVFNLAEKQDRQLFSSDFDYDFYATAPGFTSSHPGDLLKFELIDPSDLNITSGVTVYRLQYTSRALNGTFVPATGFIGLPDTSSRADNKHPVIAFAHGTSGVFRGCPPSTTPTLADYSSWSLLVKSGYAVVAPDYAGLGNDYIEHQYLSFPAHANDLYYGVVAARQALPHAFTDEWMSVGHSQGGGASWKLSESPLHHRGAAGTYLGSVAIAPATKVYDTAVATMDILFQRPDYASYDIIYELAWLPIALKRVFPRASVSFVAEKLRERISLATEAQSCMSGILSLPHGLKPKELVTDPAWVKHNRLLRRWQDWVAPANGARATGPLMIIQGLNDTAVLPEITTDSYDDTCHHGNEAHIRLYEGAGHIDVFHASAPDWLEFLSNQFGQKKGNFHGACSSATRDAVTDQEND from the coding sequence ATGAGTTTCAAGATGCTTTCGATCGGGCTTTCTCTACTTGGTCTTATGACCGGCTCCCTCACGGTTGCATCCAAGGCTGCTAACTTCGATCTCCCCTCTGCCACATTCAGACAATACGGCTGCGACGAGCAATGTGAACAGGTCTTTAACCTTGCCGAAAAGCAAGACCGTCAGCTCTTCAGCTCTGACTTCGATTATGATTTCTATGCAACGGCTCCAGGTTTTACAAGTTCCCATCCTGGGGATCTATTGAAGTTCGAGTTGATCGATCCAAGCGATCTGAACATTACCTCGGGCGTCACTGTCTATCGTCTTCAGTATACATCACGCGCGCTGAACGGCACTTTTGTTCCTGCCACTGGTTTTATTGGGCTTCCTGATACTTCTTCCCGCGCCGATAACAAGCACCCTGTTATCGCCTTCGCCCACGGCACCAGTGGTGTATTTCGAGGATGTCCGCCATCTACAACGCCAACCTTAGCCGACTATTCCAGCTGGAGTCTTCTTGTTAAGAGTGGATATGCTGTTGTTGCTCCGGACTATGCTGGTCTTGGGAATGATTACATCGAGCATCAGTACCTGAGTTTCCCTGCTCACGCAAATGACCTATACTACGGCGTGGTTGCAGCTCGACAAGCACTCCCCCATGCCTTCACCGACGAATGGATGTCCGTCGGACATTCCCAGGGTGGAGGCGCATCTTGGAAACTTTCTGAAAGCCCGCTGCACCACAGAGGAGCTGCAGGGACTTACTTGGGCAGCGTGGCCATCGCACCAGCGACAAAGGTATATGACACGGCTGTTGCTACCATGGACATTCTTTTCCAACGTCCAGACTATGCTTCATACGATATCATATATGAGTTGGCCTGGTTGCCAATCGCCCTCAAGCGAGTCTTCCCTCGAGCAAGTGTATCATTCGTCGCCGAAAAGCTACGAGAAAGAATCTCTCTCGCTACGGAGGCCCAATCCTGCATGTCTGGCATCTTGTCATTACCACACGGCTTGAAACCCAAAGAACTGGTCACTGATCCGGCGTGGGTGAAGCATAACAGGCTTCTGAGAAGATGGCAGGATTGGGTCGCTCCAGCGAATGGTGCGAGAGCTACGGGCCCTCTGATGATTATCCAAGGATTGAACGATACAGCCGTCTTGCCTGAAATCACGACTGATTCGTACGATGATACATGTCACCACGGTAATGAAGCACATATCAGGCTGTACGAGGGCGCAGGCCATATTGACGTATTTCATGCAAGCGCTCCTGATTGGCTTGAGTTTCTCAGCAATCAGTTTGGTCAAAAGAAGGGTAACTTCCATGGCGCGTGCAGTAGCGCTACAAGAGACGCAGTGACTGATCAAGAGAATGACTAA